A genome region from Cutaneotrichosporon cavernicola HIS019 DNA, chromosome: 5 includes the following:
- the OMA1 gene encoding uncharacterized protein (Peptidase family M48) yields the protein MFRPLFAAARATVRSVPRAAAPSQRSGLQALRRPISSTSRRSVEYRRFDTRSSGQPNSSDNAVNYVRRRVGGDRGMVIYGVLIGGGVIYYVAHLERVPVTGRLRFMDCSPEQESEIGQATYSETMAQLQGQLLPPNHPVTRRVREIAKRIVERNGLGRVKEGHTLSTIEEVMGSWGMGGGMESPGNISATEEGNENAEWEVYVVDDSKTMNAFVIPGGKIFVFTGILPVSGNDSGLATVMGHEISHVVARHGAERMSYMKVLFAVSFILETLGLDVGLTRALVTLMLQLPNSRTSESEADDIGLRLMAKACYDPSEAPKVWERMSEMGGGGGKFDITSTHPANRKRIKALEKELPLANELAAANCSGVADHKASFDEATANWSKWS from the exons ATGTTTAGGCCGCTGTTCGCcgcagcgcgcgcaacCGTCCGCTCCGTTCCCCGTGCCGCTGCACCATCCCAGCGCTCGGGGCTGCAAGCATTGCGCCGTCCAATTTCCTCCACGTCTCGCCGCTCCGTCGAGTACCGGCGCTTCGACACCCGCTCGTCAGGGCAGCCCAATTCCTCAGACAATGCAGTGAACTATGTGCggcgccgcgtcggcggTGACCGCGGCATGGTGATCTACGGGGTGCTGATTGGCGGCGGTGTCATCTACTATGTGGCCCA ccTCGAGCGAGTGCCAGTCACCGGACGACTGAGGTTCATGGACTGCTCCCCCGAGCaggagagcgag ATTGGCCAGGCAACCTACTCTGAAACCATGGCCCAGCTTCAGGGCCAGCTTCTCCCTCCCAACCATCCCGTCACACGACGTGTGCGCGAGATCGCAAAGCGGAtcgtcgagcgcaacgGCTTGGGGAGGGTGAAGGAAGGCCACACCCTGAGCACCATCGAGGAGGTGATGGGCTCATGGGGCATGGGCGGAGGAATGGAGAGCCCGGGGAATATATCTGCAACGGAGGAAGGGAACGAAAATGCCGAGTGGGAG GTGTACGTTGTCGACGACAGCAAGACGATGAACGCATTCGTGATCCCTG GTGGTAAGATCTTCGTGTTCACAGGTATCCTACCCGTGTCCGGCAACGACAGTGGCCTGGCGACGGTGATGGGCCACGAAATCTCGCACGTTGTTGCGCGCCATGGTGCCGAGCGTATGAGCTACATGAAGGTGCTGTTTGCCGTTAGCTTCATCCTCGAGACACTCGGCCTGGATGTGGGCCTTACGCGTGCACTGGTGACTCTCATGCTCCAGCTGCCGAACTCGCGCACGAGCGAgtccgaggcggacgacATTGGCCTCCGTCTCATGGCCAAGGCATGCTACGACCCGAGCGAGGCGCCCAAAGTGTGGGAACGGATGAGCGAGAtgggcggtggaggtggcaAATTTGACATCACCAGTACACACCCGGCGAACCGGAAGCGCATCAAG gcgCTGGAGAAGGAGTTGCCGCTGGCGAACGAACTGGCCGCGGCCAACTGCAGCGGCGTGGCTGACCACAAGGCCAGTTTCGACGAGGCTACAGCCAATTGGTCCAAGTGGAGCTAG
- the VMA5 gene encoding uncharacterized protein (Subunit of the peripheral V1 complex of vacuolar ATPase. Subunit C is necessary for the assembly of the catalytic sector of the enzyme and is likely to have a specific function in its catalytic activity. V-ATPase is responsible for acidifying a variety of intracellular compartments in eukaryotic cells), translated as MPSDLSYWILAVPQHDGDPASVLEAVRRATGGNTTCGGWAIPELKASNQLPKFDSAFTSVVSKLLDQLRSLVGEDKARLAQHARVNDRPVEEYLLPDAQGPSTWRWDKGRWGEDGKVGDVMASLVSEMHTVETTQKAKAQAYNLAKGALNTLQRKQLGNLSQRSLMDVVKKGDIVENSEFLETLLVAVPKNSVKDWFEKYERLSTMVVPRSSQELAKDNDFVLMTVTIFKKMHDDFVHKARENKFIVRDFKWEDEGLVNQKKELAKLEKEEKELWTELLRLTRINFSEAYQLLAHLKTVRLFVESVLRYGLPAEYAGVIVKPEPKTAVKTLKQLSARFNYLATGKDKEAKLVHADDMVGEWANVMEQEYYDFVLFEIPKVDF; from the exons ATGCCGTCTGATCTCTCTTACTGGATCCTCGCTGTTCCCCAGCACGACGGTGATCCGGCCTCGGTCCTCGAGGCAGTCCGCCGCGCGACGGGCGGCAACACGACATGCGGCGGATGGGCGATTCCCGAGCTCAAGGCAAGCA ACCAGCTGCCCAAGTTTGACTCGGCGTTCACGAGCGTCGTGTCCAAGCTGCTCGACCAGCTGCGCTCGCTcgtgggcgaggacaaggcgcgcctcgcgcagcacGCGCGTGTCAATGACCGCCCCGTCGAGGAGTACCTCCTGCCCGACGCGCAAGGTCCGTCTACCTGGCGCTGGGACAAGGGGCGCTGGGGTGAGGAtggcaaggtcggcgacgtcatGGCGTCTCTCGTGAGCGAGATGCACACGGTCGAGACAACGcagaaggccaaggcacAGGCTTacaacctcgccaagggCGCGCTCAACACGCTCCAGCGGAAACAGCTGGGGAACCTTTCGCAGCGGTCGCTGATGGATGTCGTTAAGAAGGGCGACATTGTCGAGAACTCGGAGTTCCTTGAGACGCTGCTCGTTGCCGTCCCAAA GAACAGCGTCAAGGACTGGTTTGAGAAGTATGAGCGCCTTTCCACCATGGTTGTcccgcgcagctcgca ggagctcgccaaggacaaCGACTTTGTCCTGATGACCGTCACCATCTTCAAGAAGATGCACGACGATTTTGTGCacaaggcgcgcgagaacAA gttCATCGTGCGCGACTTCAAgtgggaggacgaggggcTCGTGAACCAGAAGAAGGAgctggccaagctcgagaaggaggagaaggagcttTGG accGAGCTGCTGCGTCTCACGCGGATAAACTTCTCCGAGGCGTACCAGCTGCTGGCCCACCTCAAAACTGTGCGCCTGTTTGTGGAGAGTGTGCTGCGCTACGGCCTGCCCGCAGAGTATGCTGGCGTGATCGTCAAG CCCGAGCCCAAGACGGCCGTCAAGACGCTCAAGCAGCTGTCGGCACGGTTTAACTACCTCGCCAcgggcaaggacaaggaggccaaATTGGTgcacgccgacgacatggtGGGAGAATGGGCCAACGTGATGGAACAGGAGTACTACGACTTTGTGCTGTTTGAGATACCCAAGGTTGATTTTTAG
- the PMU1 gene encoding uncharacterized protein (Histidine phosphatase superfamily (branch 1)), producing the protein MPFDPEHHDATSTRGGHVPHALHPDQPPVAATETGGPDTSPGDLERPHAYLYEAVEGFFLQTEGPKKVDFDVLLKRSFGLLDTSAERWPNLRAAVSELQRNAGDGVAYKVLFLGRHGQGWHNFAAAKYGHDAWEEHYTYQTTDGELTWGPDPELTDLGHEQARAVRRAWGREVDAGAPIDEMTWFVSPLTRTCQTFLDSWEGLYSCPEVWEDWREIYGSHTCDRRSPRTAIATRFPMMRIEEAMTEADELWRADERESDEHMQMRMRRAMDRVMANNYSTYISVTAHAAILRNLLPVLGHHPYPLATGEMIPVVVKATRLEKA; encoded by the exons ATGCCCTTCGACCCAGAACACCACGACGCCACCAGCACGCGCGGCGGGCACGTCCCGCACGCCCTGCATCCTGACCAGCCGCCAGTGGCCGCCACAGAGACAGGTGGGCCCGACACCTCGCCTGGCGACCTGGAACGCCCTCACGCCTACCTCTACGAGGCGGTCGAAGGCTTCTTCCTGCAGACCGAGGGTCCAAAGAAAGTGGACTTTGACGTTCTC CTTAAGCGCTCGttcggcctcctcgacacctCGGCCGAGCGGTGGCCTAACCTCCGCGCTGCCGTGTCCGAGCTCCAGCGTAATGCGGGGGACGGCGTCGCGTACAAGGTCCTTTTCCTGGGCCGGCACGGGCAGGGATGGCATAACTTTGCTGCTGCAAAGTACGGGCACGAT GCCTGGGAAGAACACTACACATACCAGACTAcggacggcgagctcacATGGGGCCCTGACCCGGAGCTCACAGACCTGGGCCACGAGCAGGCTCGTGCCGTCCGGAGAGCCTGGGGCCGCGAGGTGGACGCTGGCGCGCccatcgacgagatgaCATGGTTCGTGTCGCCGCTCACGCGCACATGCCAGACGTTCCTCGACTCATGGGAGGGGTTGTACAGCTGCCCCGAGGTCTGGGAG GACTGGCGTGAGATCTACGGCTCGCACACTTGCGACAGACGTAGTCCTCGGACAGCTATCGCAACCCGCTTTCCGATGATGCGGATAGAGGAGGCAAtgaccgaggccgacgagctatggcgcgccgacgagcgcgagagcgacgagcacATGCAGATGCGCATGCGGCGGGCGATGGACCGCGTCATGGCCAACAACTATTCCACCT acaTTAGCGTCACTGCGCACGCCGCCATCCtccgcaacctcctcccTGTCCTTGGACACCATCCGTATCCGCTGGCCACGGGCGAGATGATTCCCGTCGTGGTCAAGGCGACACGGTTGGAGAAAGCGTAA
- a CDS encoding uncharacterized protein (Alcohol dehydrogenase GroES-like domain) — MTDFHHLVKTNPAQVVALDLPPNLSTVLLKKHTISVEPRPLPVLQPDGVLVRVIASGICGSDLHNFSAGGVGGRPVLEPLVMGHESAGEVIAVGDMVTTHKVGDRVAIEPGLPCRRCANCKIGRINICLNARYCGAPGSVGSLSKFFALPADMAPHLPDGLSWEEAGSVQPLAVGVAIGIRADIRAHQTVAVIGCGPIGLIAAAVCRAYGVSQIVGFDINPKRVAFAQGYVSGGAQVFDSVFLVDDLPTQANGTANGHDEHPVGDIKFEAAKIRAAKYLAKAGLDADGVDRVIEASGAEDAGLLGIAIARQGATYLAVGLGHHQTMTFPTLAVTNKEIDVKGITRYTSPCFPHALDLLRRGAVDLKPLITRTFPLSQSQEAFEAVEGGNEIKVIIMNQET; from the exons ATGACTGATTTCCACCACCTTGTCAAGACGAACCCGGCCCAGGTCGtggccctcgacctccctcccaaccTGTCAACAGTGCTCCTCAAGAAACATACGATCAGTGTTGAGCCCCGGCCGCTCCCAGTCCTGCAGCCTGATGGCGTGCTTGTGCGAGTCATTGCCTCTGGTATCTGCGGATCAGACTTACACAACTTCAGTGCGGGTGGGGTGGGCGGACGgcccgtcctcgagccACTGGTTATGGGACACGAGAgcgcgggcgaggtcatTGCCGTCGGCGACATGGTGACGACGCACAAGGTCGGAGACCGTGTTGCGA TCGAGCCGGGCCTCCCATGCCGCAGATGCGCCAACTGCAAGATCGGCCGTATCAACATCTGCCTGAACGCGCGCTACTGCGGCGCGCCAGGTAGCGTGGGATCGCTTTCCAAGTTCTTCGCCCTTCCCGCTGATATGGCTCCTCATCTCCCAGACGGCCTGAGCTGGGAAGAGGCCGGGAGCGTGCAGCCGCTCGCGGTGGGCGTGGCGATCGGGATCCGCGCCGACATCCGTGCACACCAGACCGTCGCCGTGATCGGGTGCGGGCCAATCGGGCTGATCGCGGCCGCCGTGTGCCGGGCGTATGGCGTGAGCCAGATCGTGGGGTTCGATATCAACCCGAAGCGTGTGGCGTTTGCGCAAGGATACGTGTCGGGCGGAGCGCAGGTATTTGACAGCGTgttcctcgtcgatgaccTGCCAACGCAGGCTAATGGTACCGCCAACGGCCATGATGAGCATCCCGTCGGAGATATCAAGTTTGAGGCAGCGAAGATCCGGGCGGCCAAGTacctcgccaaggcggGGCTTGACgcggacggcgtcgaccgcgtcaTCGAGGCCAGTGGGGCTGAAGATGCCGGactcctcggcatcgcgATTGCCCGACAGGGTGCTACTT acctcgccgtcggcctcggccaccACCAGACCATGACGTTCCCAACCCTCGCCGTGACCAACAAGGAAATCGACGTCAAGGGCATCACGCGGTACACGTCTCCGTGCTTCCCGCACGCGCTGGATCtgctgcgccgcggcgcagTCGACCTCAAGCCGCTGATTACGCGCACATTCCCCCTCTCGCAGAGCCAGGAGGCATTTGAAGCGGTCGAAGGCGGAAACGAGATCAAAGTCATCATCATGAATCAAGAAACTTAG